Proteins from one Clostridium cellulovorans 743B genomic window:
- a CDS encoding SIR2 family NAD-dependent protein deacylase, translating into MNNDIFIKELRKLYTDGHVIPFIGAGLSIPFKVPGWGDLIRNCAIDTGIENVDGRSLLGTLDLNLERYDYWEAVRIIKKYLNRSEEDIQEYIVDKIKTESVKSIDGSWHNYSDLGTMDFDIFLTTNYDHLLSDYLNSNYVPVKLQDINSNMQKLLHEKGSKRIFHLHGHISDSSSIVISEEKYMELYNDNKYKTLFSLFAGVKTFLFIGFSFKDVFIQNIIKDNKEFFKSKHYIVLESPTTEEVSWLKKNYNLETISYDKNNSSHHEEIRKILNSICIKSDAENNRDNIVDIFHNNKKK; encoded by the coding sequence ATGAATAATGATATATTTATAAAGGAGCTACGAAAATTATATACAGATGGACATGTTATCCCATTTATTGGAGCTGGTTTATCTATTCCATTTAAGGTACCAGGTTGGGGAGACTTAATAAGGAATTGTGCAATTGATACTGGTATTGAAAATGTAGATGGTAGGTCACTTTTAGGTACTTTAGACTTAAACTTGGAAAGATACGACTACTGGGAAGCCGTAAGAATAATTAAAAAATATTTAAATCGTTCTGAAGAAGATATACAAGAATATATTGTAGATAAAATCAAGACAGAGAGTGTAAAAAGCATTGATGGTAGTTGGCATAATTATTCTGACTTAGGAACAATGGATTTTGATATTTTTCTGACAACCAATTATGACCACTTATTAAGTGACTATTTGAATAGCAATTATGTTCCTGTAAAATTACAAGATATTAATTCAAATATGCAGAAGTTACTACATGAGAAAGGAAGTAAAAGAATATTTCATTTACATGGGCACATAAGTGATAGTAGCAGTATTGTAATTAGTGAAGAAAAATATATGGAATTATACAATGATAATAAATATAAGACACTTTTCTCACTGTTTGCTGGAGTAAAAACATTCTTGTTTATTGGCTTTTCATTTAAAGATGTCTTTATTCAAAACATTATTAAAGATAATAAAGAATTTTTTAAATCAAAACATTACATAGTGTTGGAAAGTCCTACAACTGAAGAGGTTAGTTGGTTAAAAAAAAATTATAACCTTGAAACAATATCATATGATAAAAATAATTCTTCACATCATGAGGAGATTAGAAAAATATTAAATTCTATATGTATAAAAAGCGATGCTGAAAACAATAGAGATAATATTGTTGATATATTTCATAACAATAAAAAAAAGTAA
- a CDS encoding tetratricopeptide repeat protein: MKNHSPIKSSLPANCIELIGRAVELEEMYKQLKTRNSVLLVSGIGGVGKTELCRTFFIEHMDAYDNAIWIDYKDSIKESFANQCELDSFNENDTLEQRYKKVINFIKEKNSGSKLIVIDNIENERDEGILEITRYISNRVKILATSRLTIDGYSSYYLDFLSEEKCKKLFYYYYKRQEDESNLEKIINLAARHTLIIELLAKTAQNAKINIRKLYEILLEKGFNLNEVIKEKVSMIKDGNMVSEQLFNQVLKVFDLSKVSEEEQYILMNLSILPQVDLQELVEWLDLETNEDINSLEKKGWISINSVNRKDIKGENDTTDIISVHPLIQETIRYKLKPDTYKCINLIEAVNEALHTEPKDNPLDKKGYTIFGESIYKYLNEEKEELAYLLDNLSLIYEDLGELQKSLEYQMKAVTIRENLLVENHPDLAMSYNNLSLIYKDLGELEKGLKYQKKAVAIREKILDENHPDLGRSYNNLALVYQALGQLEKSLEYQIKAVSIIEKALGEMHPDLATTQNTLSMIYRELGELEKSLEYQIKAVTIREEVLEERHPDLVRSYNNLSMIYKDLGLLGKSLEYEQKVVSVGKIVYGENHPELAISYNNLSLIYQELGQLEESLKYQMQSVEIKEKIFEVSHPSLAKSYNNLSMIYKDLGELHKSLGYQEKAIDIREKVLGEKHPDLATSYDNLSMIYKELEDLEKSLRYQMQAIGIKENALGENHPSLATSYNNLSLIYKALGELEKSLEYQLEAVDIGEKALPSNHPNLAILYDNLANIYEELGQVDKSHNFKLKADKIRKRNNHK, translated from the coding sequence ATGAAAAATCATTCCCCAATAAAATCTTCTCTACCAGCGAATTGTATAGAACTAATTGGTAGAGCGGTTGAATTAGAAGAAATGTATAAACAACTAAAAACCAGAAATTCTGTGTTACTTGTTAGTGGCATTGGGGGGGTAGGTAAAACTGAATTATGTAGAACCTTTTTTATTGAGCACATGGATGCATATGATAATGCTATATGGATAGATTATAAGGATAGCATTAAGGAATCTTTTGCTAATCAATGTGAATTAGATTCCTTTAATGAAAATGATACTTTAGAACAGCGATACAAAAAAGTAATTAACTTTATTAAAGAGAAGAATAGTGGAAGTAAGCTAATAGTTATAGACAATATTGAAAATGAAAGAGACGAAGGCATATTAGAGATAACAAGATATATTTCAAATAGAGTAAAAATACTTGCAACGTCTAGATTGACTATTGACGGCTACAGCTCATATTATTTAGATTTTTTAAGTGAAGAGAAATGTAAAAAGTTATTTTATTATTATTATAAAAGACAAGAAGATGAAAGCAACTTAGAAAAAATTATTAATCTTGCAGCACGCCATACACTTATTATTGAACTTCTTGCAAAAACAGCTCAAAATGCAAAAATAAACATAAGAAAGCTATATGAAATACTTTTAGAAAAAGGTTTTAATTTAAATGAAGTAATAAAAGAAAAGGTATCTATGATTAAGGATGGAAATATGGTTTCAGAGCAACTTTTTAATCAAGTTTTGAAAGTTTTTGACTTATCGAAGGTTTCTGAAGAAGAACAATATATACTTATGAACCTTTCAATTTTACCACAAGTTGATTTGCAAGAATTAGTAGAATGGCTTGATCTTGAAACAAATGAGGATATTAATTCTTTAGAGAAAAAAGGTTGGATTTCTATTAATAGTGTTAATAGAAAAGATATTAAAGGTGAGAATGATACTACAGATATAATTAGCGTTCATCCATTAATTCAAGAAACAATTCGCTATAAGCTAAAGCCGGATACTTACAAATGTATAAATTTAATTGAGGCAGTAAATGAAGCACTTCATACAGAGCCTAAAGATAATCCATTAGATAAAAAGGGTTATACTATTTTTGGGGAATCTATTTATAAATACTTAAATGAAGAAAAGGAAGAACTTGCTTACCTGCTTGATAATTTGTCACTGATTTATGAAGACTTAGGAGAATTACAAAAAAGTCTAGAATATCAGATGAAAGCAGTGACAATTAGAGAAAATTTATTAGTTGAAAATCATCCGGATTTAGCAATGTCATATAATAATTTATCATTGATTTACAAAGATTTGGGAGAACTAGAAAAAGGTTTAAAGTATCAGAAAAAAGCTGTAGCCATAAGAGAAAAAATTTTAGATGAAAATCATCCAGATTTAGGACGATCATACAATAATTTGGCTCTAGTTTATCAGGCTTTAGGACAATTGGAAAAAAGTCTAGAATATCAGATAAAAGCTGTATCTATAATTGAAAAAGCGCTTGGGGAAATGCACCCAGATTTAGCAACAACACAAAATACTTTATCAATGATTTATAGGGAATTAGGAGAGCTAGAAAAAAGCTTAGAATATCAAATAAAAGCTGTAACGATAAGAGAAGAAGTGCTAGAAGAAAGGCATCCAGATTTAGTTCGATCTTACAACAATTTATCTATGATATATAAAGATTTAGGGTTATTGGGAAAGAGTTTAGAATATGAGCAGAAAGTAGTATCAGTGGGAAAGATAGTGTATGGTGAAAATCATCCAGAATTAGCAATATCATATAACAACTTATCACTAATTTATCAAGAATTGGGACAACTAGAAGAAAGCTTAAAATATCAGATGCAATCTGTAGAAATAAAAGAAAAAATTTTTGAAGTAAGTCATCCGTCTTTAGCAAAGTCGTATAATAATTTATCGATGATTTATAAAGACTTAGGAGAATTACATAAAAGTCTTGGATATCAAGAGAAAGCAATAGATATAAGGGAAAAAGTTTTAGGAGAGAAGCATCCAGATTTAGCAACTTCATATGATAATTTATCTATGATATATAAAGAGTTAGAAGATTTAGAAAAAAGCCTAAGATATCAGATGCAAGCTATAGGAATAAAAGAAAATGCGTTAGGAGAAAATCATCCATCTTTAGCAACATCATATAATAATTTATCTCTTATATATAAAGCTTTAGGAGAACTAGAAAAAAGCCTAGAATATCAGTTAGAAGCTGTAGATATTGGTGAAAAAGCATTACCAAGTAATCATCCTAATCTAGCAATTTTATATGATAATTTAGCTAATATTTATGAAGAACTAGGACAAGTAGATAAAAGTCATAATTTTAAGCTAAAGGCTGATAAAATTAGAAAAAGAAATAATCACAAATAA
- a CDS encoding LytR/AlgR family response regulator transcription factor has product MLNILICDDRKEQATLVQYFIKKYEEIEDERIFNTYCTESSKEVIKYIKRQPIDIAILDIEIDETNGIDLAEQIKQIDKNILIIFITSYTSYGYDAYKVEAFDYILKPINSETINKTIKKIIDSKMKNDFIKKYMQPRLKIKFRGEISNILQQEILYIEKVGKKVVLVTENTSYEYTVNLKDLEENLEKEMFIRCHHGFIININHIVAYKKFKVYVGSKNLCIPVSKSNSENLRNILEQRLWENIP; this is encoded by the coding sequence ATGCTAAATATATTAATATGTGATGATCGCAAGGAACAAGCCACGTTAGTGCAGTATTTCATTAAAAAATATGAAGAAATAGAAGACGAAAGAATATTTAATACATACTGTACAGAATCATCAAAAGAAGTTATCAAGTATATAAAGAGACAACCAATAGATATTGCAATTTTAGATATAGAAATAGATGAGACAAATGGGATTGATTTGGCAGAACAGATAAAACAAATTGATAAAAATATACTTATTATATTTATAACTAGTTATACTTCATATGGATATGATGCCTATAAAGTTGAAGCATTTGACTATATATTAAAACCAATTAACAGCGAAACAATAAATAAGACTATAAAAAAAATTATAGATTCTAAAATGAAAAATGATTTTATAAAAAAATATATGCAACCTAGGCTAAAGATCAAATTTAGAGGAGAAATATCAAATATTTTGCAACAAGAAATTTTATATATTGAAAAAGTAGGTAAGAAAGTAGTTTTAGTTACTGAAAATACATCTTATGAGTATACAGTTAACTTAAAGGATCTCGAAGAAAATCTTGAAAAAGAAATGTTTATACGTTGTCACCATGGCTTTATTATCAATATAAATCATATTGTGGCATATAAAAAATTCAAAGTATATGTTGGCAGTAAAAATCTATGTATACCTGTTAGTAAATCAAATTCAGAGAACTTGAGAAATATACTCGAACAAAGATTATGGGAGAATATACCATGA
- a CDS encoding RHS repeat-associated core domain-containing protein: MKNNDKEIKYTFEDNGTDKIYYTYDSVGDLVSFNLNSVEYYYIRNVQGDIIGLFDNTGIQIVSYTYDSWGKLTNIKDQNGTDVTNSKEHVGYKNPYRYRGCRYDSETGIYYLQSRYYNPEWGRFINADALGGEVGEILTHNIFAYCVNSPVSMEDSDGFRPMFAANPSEETAEMRAYSFACMSEVNMKRYE; encoded by the coding sequence ATGAAGAATAATGATAAAGAAATAAAATATACTTTTGAGGATAATGGTACTGATAAGATTTATTATACTTATGACAGTGTAGGAGACCTTGTCAGCTTTAATCTTAATAGTGTAGAATACTACTATATAAGAAATGTTCAAGGTGATATTATTGGATTATTCGATAATACTGGAATTCAAATAGTTTCATATACTTATGATTCCTGGGGTAAGCTTACAAATATAAAAGATCAGAATGGGACTGATGTAACTAATAGTAAGGAGCATGTAGGATATAAAAATCCTTATAGATATCGTGGTTGCAGGTATGATAGTGAAACTGGTATATATTATCTGCAAAGTCGTTATTATAACCCAGAATGGGGAAGATTTATTAATGCAGACGCACTTGGAGGAGAAGTAGGTGAGATATTAACTCATAATATATTTGCTTATTGCGTTAATAGTCCTGTAAGTATGGAAGATTCAGATGGATTTAGACCAATGTTTGCTGCAAATCCTAGTGAAGAAACAGCTGAAATGAGGGCATATTCTTTTGCATGTATGTCCGAAGTTAATATGAAAAGGTATGAATAA
- a CDS encoding helix-turn-helix domain-containing protein has protein sequence MRLCNENNSNIRVSTRKALYNWIYDECKPQKQRKILEIINTKMHPRNPPVEVKMNALHRCFELGESIKSVSEDIGYTRTSIYAWRKKYLQKGAIALMNDKNI, from the coding sequence ATGCGGCTCTGTAACGAAAACAATTCAAACATTAGGGTATCTACTAGAAAAGCCTTATACAACTGGATTTATGATGAGTGTAAGCCTCAAAAACAAAGAAAGATACTTGAGATCATTAATACTAAAATGCATCCACGCAATCCACCTGTTGAAGTGAAAATGAATGCATTACATCGTTGCTTTGAATTGGGAGAAAGTATAAAATCAGTATCAGAGGATATTGGTTATACAAGGACTAGCATTTATGCTTGGCGAAAAAAGTATCTCCAGAAAGGTGCGATTGCATTAATGAATGATAAAAATATCTAA
- a CDS encoding glycoside hydrolase family 11 protein encodes MLASSAVGVLAATKTITSNETGNFEGYDYEYWKDNGTGTMTLTGGGTFSCSWSNINNILFRTGKKLGSTKTYKDYGKISINYDCNYQPNGNSYMAVYGWTEDPLVEYYIIDSYGTWNPGSNSTLKGTTTVDGRTYQIYQNSRTGPSIKGNNTTFQQYWSICTSKRTSGTITVSDHFKAWENLGMKMGKMYEVSMVVEGYQSSGKADMTKMDLIMGDTPPVIVDQPTPEKLLGDVDNNGTVNALDLAIYKKFLLGMIPSLPATGDVDQNGRMNAIDFAMIKQHLLGIIKLGKLPTTSEDPNKKLVALTFDDGPSSQTGLVLDKLKKYNAKATFMVIGNKISSADAIMKRIVSEGHEIGNHGWSYDSMANMSASQITQEINQCNSAIKQYTGSDPKFFRPANLATSQTLFQTVKLPFVQGVIAQDWNGASATTAEARAQLVLNGTQDGSIVLMHCTQPGYHPTPEALDIIIPQLQQQGYSFVTLSDLFKLKGKTPQLGTMLNGAF; translated from the coding sequence TTGTTAGCCTCTTCTGCAGTAGGCGTACTTGCTGCAACAAAAACGATCACCTCAAATGAGACTGGTAACTTTGAAGGCTACGACTATGAATACTGGAAGGATAACGGAACCGGAACCATGACTCTCACTGGTGGTGGCACGTTCAGCTGTTCGTGGAGTAATATCAATAATATATTATTCCGTACCGGCAAGAAACTTGGCTCGACAAAGACATACAAAGATTATGGGAAAATATCAATAAACTACGATTGCAACTACCAACCAAACGGCAATTCGTATATGGCTGTCTATGGATGGACTGAAGATCCACTTGTAGAATATTACATCATTGATAGCTATGGCACTTGGAATCCAGGAAGTAATAGTACATTAAAGGGCACCACTACCGTTGATGGACGTACATATCAAATATATCAGAACTCGCGAACAGGTCCTTCTATTAAGGGTAATAATACAACTTTTCAGCAGTATTGGAGCATCTGTACATCTAAAAGAACAAGTGGAACCATAACTGTTAGCGACCACTTTAAGGCTTGGGAAAATCTAGGAATGAAGATGGGCAAGATGTATGAAGTCTCAATGGTAGTAGAGGGATATCAAAGTAGTGGTAAAGCTGATATGACTAAAATGGATCTTATTATGGGGGACACCCCACCTGTTATCGTTGACCAACCTACCCCAGAAAAATTACTTGGTGACGTTGACAATAACGGTACTGTAAATGCACTTGATCTTGCTATTTACAAAAAGTTTTTGTTAGGAATGATACCTTCTTTACCTGCTACAGGAGATGTAGATCAAAACGGTAGAATGAATGCTATTGACTTTGCTATGATAAAACAGCATCTTTTAGGCATTATTAAATTAGGTAAACTACCAACTACATCTGAGGATCCAAACAAAAAACTCGTTGCTCTCACATTTGATGATGGTCCAAGTAGTCAAACAGGATTAGTACTTGATAAACTAAAAAAGTACAATGCTAAAGCAACATTTATGGTTATTGGAAATAAGATTAGTAGCGCCGATGCAATTATGAAAAGAATTGTAAGTGAAGGTCATGAAATTGGGAACCATGGATGGAGCTATGATAGTATGGCTAATATGTCTGCTTCACAAATAACGCAAGAAATTAACCAGTGTAATTCTGCGATTAAGCAGTACACAGGTTCGGACCCTAAATTTTTCCGTCCAGCAAATCTTGCAACAAGCCAGACTTTATTCCAGACTGTTAAGCTACCGTTTGTACAAGGTGTTATAGCACAAGATTGGAATGGAGCATCAGCAACAACAGCTGAAGCAAGGGCACAATTAGTATTAAACGGTACTCAAGATGGTTCTATTGTGTTAATGCATTGTACTCAACCTGGGTATCATCCAACACCTGAAGCATTAGACATTATAATTCCACAACTCCAACAACAGGGTTATAGTTTTGTAACTTTAAGTGATTTATTTAAACTAAAAGGAAAAACACCACAACTTGGTACAATGTTAAATGGTGCATTCTAA
- a CDS encoding Rpn family recombination-promoting nuclease/putative transposase, protein MTKKKIDDNFIMSPKIDFVFKLLFGDEKNKDLLIAFLSAVLNLPEREFVGIEILNTELFREFKEDKKGILDVRVKTVNGKQIDIEIQVLPTEFMPERTLFYWSKMYTTQVKPGDTYDKLKKCITINIVDFKCIPLNKLHTSYHLIEDETGHKLTDILEVHFLEIPKLFDKQIEINEDDPIIQWMEFLDGKSKGVMEMLAEKNESIKKAYNLLKIISKDEKARMIYEAREAELRDQLTRIRSAEEKGANEKALRVAEKMIKRGDSINDIIELTELSKEKILELKNKLVN, encoded by the coding sequence ATGACTAAGAAAAAAATTGATGATAATTTTATAATGTCACCTAAAATAGATTTTGTTTTTAAACTTTTGTTTGGAGATGAGAAAAATAAAGACTTGTTAATAGCATTCTTAAGTGCAGTATTGAATTTGCCGGAAAGAGAGTTTGTAGGTATTGAAATATTAAATACAGAGTTGTTTCGAGAATTTAAAGAAGACAAGAAAGGAATTCTTGATGTTAGAGTTAAAACTGTAAATGGAAAGCAGATAGACATTGAAATTCAAGTGCTGCCAACAGAGTTTATGCCAGAGAGAACCTTATTTTATTGGAGTAAGATGTATACAACTCAAGTAAAACCAGGAGATACTTATGATAAGCTTAAGAAATGTATAACAATAAATATAGTAGATTTTAAATGCATACCTTTAAATAAACTTCATACCAGTTATCACTTAATAGAAGATGAAACAGGACATAAACTGACAGATATACTTGAGGTGCATTTTCTTGAGATACCGAAACTATTTGATAAGCAGATAGAAATAAACGAAGATGATCCAATCATACAATGGATGGAATTTTTAGATGGAAAATCGAAAGGGGTGATGGAGATGCTTGCTGAAAAGAATGAAAGCATTAAGAAGGCATACAATTTATTGAAGATAATAAGCAAAGATGAAAAGGCAAGAATGATATATGAAGCAAGAGAAGCAGAACTTCGTGACCAGTTAACAAGGATTAGGTCGGCAGAAGAAAAAGGAGCAAATGAAAAAGCTTTAAGGGTAGCAGAAAAAATGATTAAAAGAGGCGATTCTATAAACGATATAATTGAACTGACAGAGCTTTCAAAGGAGAAGATATTGGAGCTTAAAAATAAGTTAGTAAACTAA
- a CDS encoding ATP-binding protein, with protein MRKPMYFYSISILFLIDSISSLILMRSILNLESPIQQLNSESLFFSFIIFVFNASILVVGVLFIALVDKEIYSKIVQEGYERQKDIIRELELNISSINKNQHEYGNNLSTVNALLINNQVDKARAFLHETLNINNEVTKLIRKSTSFAEIIVNYKLEEAVSKGIKVDSSIDISNDVPINQYDIAILLNNAFNNAIEACMKVAPTARYIKCSIYLKLGYLNFYFENSCIGDYKIIDGKLETSKIDSTNHGIGLQNIEYIVNKYDGFMKYQLENDKFVLKCSLLIESSFMDECLG; from the coding sequence TTGAGGAAACCAATGTATTTTTATAGCATAAGTATTTTATTCCTTATAGACTCTATAAGCTCTTTAATATTAATGCGTAGTATACTAAACTTAGAATCGCCAATACAGCAATTAAATTCAGAAAGTTTATTCTTTTCATTCATTATATTTGTTTTCAATGCATCAATATTAGTAGTTGGAGTTTTATTTATTGCTTTGGTCGACAAAGAAATATATTCGAAAATTGTTCAAGAAGGTTATGAACGGCAGAAAGATATTATAAGAGAACTTGAACTTAACATTAGCAGTATTAACAAAAATCAGCATGAGTATGGGAATAATCTTTCTACTGTAAATGCTCTATTGATTAATAATCAAGTTGATAAAGCAAGAGCCTTTCTACATGAAACTTTAAATATAAATAATGAAGTTACAAAACTTATTAGGAAAAGTACATCTTTTGCTGAGATTATTGTTAATTATAAGTTAGAGGAAGCTGTTAGTAAAGGTATTAAAGTTGATTCATCAATAGATATATCTAACGATGTGCCAATTAATCAATATGATATAGCAATCCTCCTAAACAACGCATTTAATAATGCTATAGAGGCATGTATGAAGGTTGCCCCTACAGCACGTTACATAAAATGCTCTATCTATTTAAAACTTGGTTACCTAAATTTTTACTTTGAAAACTCTTGTATAGGTGACTATAAAATTATCGATGGTAAATTAGAGACAAGCAAAATAGATTCAACAAATCACGGGATAGGCTTACAAAATATAGAATACATAGTAAATAAATACGATGGTTTTATGAAATACCAATTAGAGAATGATAAGTTTGTATTAAAGTGTAGCTTATTAATTGAAAGTTCATTTATGGATGAGTGTTTAGGTTAA
- a CDS encoding IS3 family transposase, whose protein sequence is MQLEIDILKETINVLKKDPGVDQTALKNREKAVIVDALKNKYSLPLLLEKLDLTKSCYYYQEKVLSKPDKYAQLRKHIKEMFKETKGRYCYRRIYRLLAKDGYTVLGKVVRRIMKQENLVVKIRKNRKYNSYKGEISQAVSNIIERNFRAHKPNQKWLTDITEFAIPAGKVYLSPIMDCFDGLLPCWTISTCPDSTLVNSMLDRAIALLNDNEYPIVHSHRGCHYRWPGWIKRMDKARFTRSMSKKGCSPDNSACEGLFGRLKNEMFYNQDWSGVSIEEFIDTLNVYLVGYNERRIKILLGNMSPKEYRQSLRFPGRIKNFV, encoded by the coding sequence ATGCAGCTTGAAATAGATATTTTAAAAGAGACAATAAATGTATTAAAAAAAGACCCAGGCGTCGACCAGACAGCTCTCAAAAATCGGGAGAAGGCAGTGATAGTCGATGCCCTGAAAAATAAATACTCACTGCCACTATTGTTGGAAAAATTAGATCTTACAAAGAGTTGTTATTATTATCAAGAGAAGGTTTTATCCAAGCCAGATAAATATGCTCAGTTACGTAAACACATAAAGGAAATGTTCAAAGAAACCAAAGGGCGCTATTGTTACCGTCGTATTTATAGGCTGTTAGCCAAAGACGGTTATACAGTTTTGGGGAAAGTTGTCAGACGAATAATGAAACAAGAAAATCTGGTAGTAAAAATTCGAAAGAACCGAAAATACAACTCTTATAAAGGAGAGATATCACAAGCTGTTTCAAATATTATAGAAAGAAATTTTCGTGCACATAAACCCAATCAAAAATGGCTTACTGACATAACAGAGTTTGCTATTCCTGCCGGAAAAGTATATCTATCTCCGATCATGGATTGCTTTGATGGTCTATTGCCATGTTGGACAATCAGCACTTGTCCAGATTCAACCTTGGTAAACTCTATGCTCGATAGAGCCATTGCTCTATTAAACGATAATGAGTATCCAATAGTTCATTCTCATAGGGGCTGCCATTACAGATGGCCTGGTTGGATTAAAAGAATGGATAAAGCAAGATTTACGAGATCAATGTCAAAGAAAGGATGTTCTCCGGATAATTCTGCTTGCGAAGGTTTATTTGGACGATTGAAAAACGAAATGTTCTATAATCAAGATTGGTCAGGTGTAAGCATTGAGGAATTCATAGATACACTTAATGTTTATCTTGTAGGGTATAATGAAAGACGGATAAAAATATTATTGGGAAATATGAGCCCTAAGGAGTACAGACAGAGCCTTAGATTTCCAGGCCGTATAAAAAATTTTGTGTAA
- a CDS encoding RICIN domain-containing protein yields MWKQTYNVIRANDPGAKIIGPCYSYYNRTTLSNFLSFCRTNNCIPDIMSWHELCGIEWVSRNLRDYRQLEKSLGISALPISINEYCDADHNFEGQPGSSAQFIGKFERYKVESACISWWFVPSPGRLGSLLATDTQKGPGWYFYKWYGDMTGKMVNVTPPNDDSKLVDGAACVDSSSKSISFIFGGSNDGTISTTFKNLPSFIGSTASVKVEKIDWVSKDTVSYGPSTISTSNYSVVNGQITVTLTGCNNSSGYRIYITPGTGSSVFGGTYKLINRESGKALDVYNNSTENGADVIQWSDNGQENQRWNIVDLGNGYYNVVNVHSGKFLDVDNKSTADGANVLQWSSNGGYNQQWQIVTS; encoded by the coding sequence ATGTGGAAGCAGACTTACAATGTTATTCGTGCAAATGATCCTGGTGCTAAAATCATAGGTCCTTGCTACAGCTACTATAATCGTACTACATTGAGTAATTTTCTAAGCTTTTGTAGAACGAACAACTGTATTCCTGATATAATGAGTTGGCATGAACTTTGCGGAATAGAATGGGTATCACGAAATTTAAGAGATTATAGGCAATTGGAAAAATCCTTGGGGATAAGCGCGTTGCCGATTAGTATAAACGAATATTGTGATGCTGACCATAACTTTGAAGGGCAGCCAGGATCATCAGCACAGTTTATAGGAAAATTTGAGCGTTATAAGGTAGAAAGTGCATGTATATCCTGGTGGTTTGTTCCGTCTCCAGGCAGATTAGGAAGTCTTCTTGCTACTGACACGCAAAAGGGTCCAGGCTGGTATTTCTATAAATGGTATGGAGATATGACTGGAAAAATGGTTAATGTCACACCACCAAATGATGACAGTAAGCTTGTAGATGGAGCTGCATGTGTTGATTCGAGTAGCAAGTCTATCAGTTTTATTTTTGGTGGATCAAATGACGGTACCATAAGTACAACATTCAAAAACCTCCCATCCTTTATAGGATCCACAGCATCAGTTAAGGTAGAAAAAATTGATTGGGTAAGTAAGGATACTGTATCCTATGGACCATCTACAATTTCAACCTCAAATTATTCAGTGGTGAACGGACAGATTACAGTAACATTAACAGGTTGCAACAATAGTTCAGGATATCGTATCTATATTACCCCAGGAACTGGCAGTAGTGTGTTTGGAGGAACATATAAGTTGATCAACCGTGAAAGCGGAAAGGCTTTGGATGTTTACAATAATTCAACAGAAAACGGAGCTGACGTCATACAGTGGAGTGATAATGGACAGGAAAATCAGAGGTGGAATATTGTAGATTTGGGGAATGGATATTACAATGTTGTAAATGTACATAGCGGCAAATTTTTGGATGTTGATAATAAGTCAACAGCAGATGGTGCTAATGTGCTACAGTGGAGCAGTAACGGTGGTTACAACCAACAGTGGCAGATTGTAACTTCATAA